TTCAGTTCTACGCCGAGCACTTCGGCTGCCGTCTCGTCGGCGTCGGCAATAGTGACCCGGAAAGGGTGCGTACCTTCTTTGGCGTCGACGCGGAAGATCCGAAATGTCGGATCGGTTGGCTGCGAACTCCGGGTGGCGGCATGCTGGAGATCTTCGAGTTCACCCCAGGGCAGCCGGCCCAGAACGTGGTGTGGAGCCGCGTGGGCATGACGCACATCAGCTTCGACGTGAAGAACTGCTACCAATGGCGTGACTATCTGGCGAAGCAGGGAGTCGAGATCGTGAGCGAGGTCGAGAAGTCCAAACACGGGCACACGTTCTTCTTCATCAAGGATTGCGACGGGAACCTGATCGAGCTCATCGACTTGAAG
This window of the Vicinamibacteria bacterium genome carries:
- a CDS encoding VOC family protein, which encodes QFYAEHFGCRLVGVGNSDPERVRTFFGVDAEDPKCRIGWLRTPGGGMLEIFEFTPGQPAQNVVWSRVGMTHISFDVKNCYQWRDYLAKQGVEIVSEVEKSKHGHTFFFIKDCDGNLIELIDLKYRYPLLRHLGWLGGWLFRRGMYKKHYG